In Moorella sp. Hama-1, a single genomic region encodes these proteins:
- a CDS encoding CobW family GTP-binding protein yields MKIILVGGFLGSGKTTFIRHLAAFLVLAKRQRVVVLENEVGEVSIDDQFLARQGFKVKGIFGGCICCQLTGDLVIAVNQIAEEMAPDCLIIETTGLARPDAVLNTLRTYARGRPAVAPVSTVVLVDAGRWQELVELIPDLLFAQIAAADLLMVNKVDELEGSPEGMVARLRRLNGRARIVTGCARTGLDHVLFEELGSYV; encoded by the coding sequence GGTAGGCGGTTTCCTGGGCTCCGGTAAGACCACCTTTATCAGGCACCTGGCAGCCTTCCTGGTGCTTGCTAAGCGACAAAGGGTAGTAGTGTTAGAAAACGAGGTGGGCGAGGTCAGCATTGATGACCAGTTTCTGGCCCGGCAGGGTTTCAAGGTTAAAGGTATATTCGGCGGCTGCATCTGCTGCCAGCTGACGGGGGATCTCGTCATCGCAGTGAACCAGATCGCCGAAGAGATGGCGCCGGACTGTCTCATCATCGAGACCACGGGCCTGGCCAGGCCGGACGCAGTGTTAAACACCCTCAGGACCTATGCCAGGGGCCGGCCGGCTGTGGCGCCTGTCTCGACAGTCGTCTTGGTGGATGCCGGCCGGTGGCAGGAACTCGTGGAGCTGATCCCCGACCTGTTATTCGCTCAGATCGCGGCCGCCGACCTGTTGATGGTCAATAAGGTTGACGAACTGGAGGGAAGCCCGGAGGGCATGGTTGCGCGGCTCAGGAGGTTGAACGGCCGGGCCAGGATCGTCACCGGCTGCGCCCGCACCGGGCTGGACCACGTCCTTTTTGAGGAGTTGGGCAGTTATGTCTGA